The Clostridiaceae bacterium DNA segment ATCAATCACAAGGATATTATTTTGGTGTGGTGCCTTCAATGGCCTTTTGCAATAGTGGGGAATTCATAGTTGCAAAACTGGGGAATTTTTTTTGCAACTTTGTCCGTTTCTATTTTGCAATAAATATTTTTTTGCATTAAATTATATGAATGATATTCATCCTTGTGATCTTGCTAAACAGCTTAATTTAAGTGTCCGTCAATTAGAAAGGGTAATGGTTAAATATTATGGACTAACATTTAGCCAAAAGCTCGCTCAAATGAGGGTTTTTGCAGCAAAAGAACTACTTGTGAATAGTAATATGACTGTTTCAAGAATTGCTGAAAATGTAGGTTATAATAATACGAAATATTTCACTAAGGCATTTAAGGAAATAACCGGCATGACGCCCGGAAAATTCAGGAAAAACAAAAGGAGTACTATTAATACTACTAGTACTCCAGATACTGATATTAGCTTATAATATACCAACATATATAATTCTGACATTTATAATACGCAATTTACGCAATACGAAAGAAGATATCTGTATATTATTTGAATTAGGAATCAATATTACACTAAAATACTGTAATTGTAATATAATTTATCGTTTAGCGTATAATTATGAAACTAAAATATTAGTGTTATTTTAATCAATTAATATCTATAATCTTTAACTGCATTAAAGATAGCTATAATATTTTCAACACTGGTGTCTCCCTGGACTTGATGTGAAGGGGATACTATATAGCCTCCATTTCTGCCCAATATAGAAATAATCCTGGTTGTCTCATCATAAACTTCTTTAGGTGTAGCATGAGGCAACAGTTCAACTTCGTCAATAGCTCCATGGAAAGATATTCTGTCACCAAATTTACTGAAGAGACTTTCTGGCTGCATACCGGCTGCTGTAACCTGAATTGGGTCAAGAACATCGATACCAATTTCTATAAGATCATCTACTACTTCTGCTACTGAACCACATGAATGATAGAAAGTTCCAAGTCCCATTTTTTTGAAGGGCATAGTAAGACCTGCACTATGGGGCTTAATGAGCTTGCGCCATAGATCAGGACTGAGCATTAAACATTCCTGCCCTCCTATGTCACCTCCGGAACCAATAATATCAATTTCTCCATCGGCAGCATCTAATGCTCTCATTGCCCTATTATAATAATACTCTCTTACTTTAAAACAGATTGCATCAACTATTTCTGGATTTTCATACATATCGATGAAGAACTGTTCCATTCCTCTCATGTACCAAGGTGTTTCAAAAGCACCTCCTGCAAAAAACATTATAGCCCTGTCATCGACTTTTTTATGTTCCTTAATTGTATCCTTTATTTTAGAATAATCCCACCAATCTAAACTCGGCCAATCATAATCCATAATCTCATCAACTGTTGTAAATTTAGCTAGAGGATGTTCGACAATTTCATAGTAAGTATTATATTGATTAGTGGAAGCTTTCATTACATTACCCCATATATCAGTTCCTTCTCCGCCTAATGTTGGTGTTGAACGCTCTTTGGGACCTATATATGTTAAGTATATCCACCTCATATCTATATCTAGTTTGTCGAGAACATCAATGCGGGTATCAACAGAAAAATATTGCATTAAAGATTGCCAAACTTCATCGGTACATCTGAGGGAAGTTGCCGGCCTATCAGCTTTTTCTCGCTTAAGGGCTTTTTTTACTCTTTCTCTACTTGTCATAGTTTATTACTCCTCCATTCAAAATTTGGGGACATTCCTTTTCATAATGGCAGGTGGGCGATACTCCTTCATACCATATTTTACTTTTATCAAAAGAGCATGTTGTTCATAATTTTCCTTTTGTATCAAGTAGATCTTTTATTTCTTTACAAAATGATCCCTTTATTAATGTTTAATATTTCCATAAAGGGAAATCATAATATAAAACTTTTCATTCCCTACTCTATTGCCAATTATCAGGCTTGTTTCTTTAAGTATTTTATTTTAGCCATTAATCTGCTTTGTTCCTGTTCTGTTCTGGTTTCACCCCTGTATACTTTAATCTACGTTTATTGTATCTGACTCTGGATAAATAGTACACTATGTTTTAAGACGTGATTTTTATACATATGGCCATAAGGGAAACTGCTATTGGGACATTCTTTTTAAGGGACATTTCTTTTTATTTATGAAAAATCATGTAGTATGTAGAAAACCTATTTTCAAATTAGAAAGGGATTTTAGATAAAAGAATAGCAATGGGAAAAGCTAGAAAATATTAATGAAAACTTTATAAAAAAGCTTAGTAAATAAAGTATTAGGAATCTGTTGAAGATAAATTTATAAGTTACGGATTGATTTTAAAAACAATCCTAAAACTATTTATAATAAGATTAGCTAACAGTTACAGTCACTAAAAGATTAAGCAGTTAACTAAAAAGGAATTAAAAAAGGAATTAATATTTTTAATTACAGAGAATATCTGCAGATATATTAGATATAATATTATTTTCAGAATTTAATTAGCTTTTTATAGAATTCAACATTTTGTAAATTTTAATAAAATTATCAATATATATATTACCCTTAAAAATATATAAATTAAGAAGTCAATAAAAAAGTTCAAAAAAGAAAGTCATGCTTATTTTTAAGCAAGGTCGTAAAGTTGAGTATTATAATACCTTTAAACTAAGCATTATGAGATTACGAGATTGTTTTTTATTTTTATTAGACGAGATAGTTTTTTATTGGATTAATGAACAGAAAGCCATCTGGTATCTTTTATATTTTTTTAATAGATTGAATCCTTCATTTGATAATCGAGATATTCCTGATATTGATATGTTTCCTATATAATCACATAGATCTTTGTATGTATATCCACATAGTACTCTTAATACATAAATGACAAACGCTCTAACTTTTTTAGTTTCACTACAGTACTTGGATCTTAATTTCCATGAAAGTTTTTCACCAAGTATCTCACCTATTCTATGTAATAATTCATCCGGCTTTCTGGTTCTCACAATATAACGTTTCTCACTTTTATACTCATTTTCAGTATATGCCTTTATTATATTTTCATCTATTTCTTCCATAAAATCAGTGTCCTTCATGGATTGGACAAAAGTCTTATACTTCTGCTGTGCTAAATCTTTGTCGCTGCTAAATAATTTTAATATATATTCTG contains these protein-coding regions:
- a CDS encoding helix-turn-helix transcriptional regulator; protein product: MNDIHPCDLAKQLNLSVRQLERVMVKYYGLTFSQKLAQMRVFAAKELLVNSNMTVSRIAENVGYNNTKYFTKAFKEITGMTPGKFRKNKRSTINTTSTPDTDISL